From a single Candidatus Thorarchaeota archaeon genomic region:
- a CDS encoding TIM barrel protein, with amino-acid sequence MGVYFGGMILGAVRFGPAGYPAEAKGKIEHVFSILKELGLNVLEYAAVRGLRMSEERSQQIREHSERAGVMMTMHGAYYISLASKNPETREKSKLRLINGLHWAPKMGVKRIVFHPGGYGGLSKEDAFKVVRDALQEVWAKSDRSPKEVVLAPEIAGKLSMFGSQEEIIGLCQQVEGCIPTIDWAHLYARTQGGINDRDSFLEVLNRFEEGLGDLFTKNMHFHISGITYTEAGEKAHRPLGEEWGPDILPLLEIVQEVGYKPTFISETPEPVKGALYAKFLFEGLENREE; translated from the coding sequence GGGGAAGATCGAGCATGTCTTCTCGATTTTAAAGGAACTTGGCCTCAATGTGCTCGAGTATGCAGCCGTTAGAGGACTTCGTATGAGTGAGGAGCGTTCTCAACAGATCCGTGAGCATTCCGAGAGAGCGGGGGTGATGATGACCATGCACGGAGCATATTACATCAGCCTAGCCTCAAAAAACCCTGAGACGCGAGAGAAGTCCAAGCTGCGTTTGATCAATGGATTGCACTGGGCTCCTAAGATGGGTGTGAAGAGAATTGTATTTCACCCGGGAGGCTATGGCGGTCTCAGTAAAGAGGATGCCTTTAAAGTCGTGAGAGATGCACTTCAGGAAGTCTGGGCAAAGAGCGATCGGAGTCCGAAAGAAGTCGTGTTGGCTCCGGAGATCGCAGGGAAACTGAGCATGTTTGGGTCTCAGGAGGAGATCATTGGGTTATGCCAACAGGTTGAGGGGTGTATCCCGACCATAGATTGGGCGCATCTATATGCACGGACACAGGGGGGCATAAATGACCGCGATAGCTTCCTTGAAGTACTCAACAGATTCGAAGAGGGTCTTGGAGACCTCTTTACCAAGAATATGCATTTTCATATCAGTGGAATCACATATACCGAAGCTGGAGAAAAGGCCCATCGACCATTAGGGGAAGAATGGGGTCCTGACATCCTGCCACTACTTGAGATCGTTCAAGAAGTTGGATACAAGCCCACGTTTATATCCGAAACTCCTGAGCCAGTAAAAGGGGCGCTCTATGCAAAGTTCCTGTTCGAGGGACTGGAGAACAGAGAAGAATGA
- a CDS encoding transcription initiation factor IIB, whose protein sequence is MIGLASRQEKTRTHRESGLGTPKYVCSACSSTDVYIDSTRGEVICANCGLVLSDHSIDMGPEWRAFTADEQNARQRVGGPADWSKFDQGLTTIIGRQNVDAAGRKLSSTRRAQIHRLRKWQIRTKVHSSDKRNLAVAMTELHRISSQLSIPYSIRETSAVIYRKALRKRLTRGRTILGMVAASLYLACRVHQVPRPLEEIVEQIHITRKELSLCVRLILRYLNLKIPHSNPIEFVHRFGTELNLPGETKKKAIDILEKARAERLTIGKDPKGMAAAAIYVASILTGSRRTQLEIARTARVTEVTVRNRYKEMVDRLGISTM, encoded by the coding sequence ATGATTGGACTGGCCAGCAGACAAGAAAAGACCCGGACTCACAGGGAGAGTGGCCTTGGCACACCAAAATACGTCTGTTCTGCGTGTTCCTCAACTGACGTGTATATCGATTCCACCCGTGGGGAGGTCATTTGTGCAAATTGTGGACTCGTTCTTTCTGACCATTCTATTGATATGGGGCCTGAATGGAGGGCCTTTACCGCTGACGAACAAAACGCTCGCCAGCGTGTAGGAGGTCCCGCTGATTGGAGTAAATTCGATCAGGGGCTCACGACAATAATTGGTCGGCAAAACGTGGATGCAGCAGGGCGAAAGCTCTCATCAACACGACGCGCACAGATTCACCGCCTACGAAAGTGGCAGATACGTACAAAGGTTCACTCCTCTGATAAACGCAACCTTGCAGTTGCGATGACGGAGCTTCACAGAATTAGTTCACAACTCAGCATTCCCTATTCAATTCGAGAGACCTCTGCTGTGATATACAGAAAGGCACTCCGAAAGCGATTGACTAGGGGGCGCACAATTCTTGGTATGGTTGCTGCCTCACTGTACCTTGCATGCCGCGTACATCAGGTCCCACGACCTCTTGAGGAGATTGTTGAGCAAATTCATATCACTCGAAAAGAGCTCAGCCTATGTGTACGCCTGATTTTGAGATATCTCAATCTCAAGATTCCACACAGCAATCCCATCGAGTTTGTCCATCGGTTTGGAACTGAACTGAATCTTCCTGGTGAGACCAAGAAGAAAGCAATTGACATCCTTGAAAAAGCACGAGCAGAACGGCTCACGATTGGAAAAGATCCCAAGGGCATGGCTGCTGCTGCCATTTATGTGGCGAGCATCTTGACAGGCTCTCGGCGAACTCAGCTTGAAATCGCTCGTACCGCAAGAGTGACTGAGGTCACTGTCAGAAATCGGTACAAGGAGATGGTTGATCGTCTGGGGATCTCCACGATGTGA
- a CDS encoding TldD/PmbA family protein gives MKQDAQNAAEFAVKKAEELGAQQAEAYVGISRSFSIDVENNSIKSASEMRDAGCGIRCVVDGRVGFAYVTTIDHDDIVAAVRDAISLAKVSVPDPDFVSLPSVTGSYPTIKGLYDKEMAEVGPDVAAEIVSTLLESTQAKLDGKQHAIEAELEVVSGVVAIANTLGVDALSQGTTGVIYSIPTIKVDGEQTSSYDYELSCALKDLHPEKVGSTAAEMTLSLLGAKTVESGTLPVILLPTAVSTIIGSGFAGAVNAEEVQFGRSYISDAIGDSIASPDLTIIDDALLEGSTGSRPFDAEGVPSRKTPVLEAGVLKNLLHNSYTAQKDGVENTANAVRASYSGIPNIGTTNFIVQPGRGTLDDLIAEVGRGIICRNTGDRPNMTTGDLSAMVMEGFYFENGAIQYPVKNTLIGINMRDLLKRVMLIGSDVRRTSRVITPSIVIESATITSG, from the coding sequence ATGAAGCAGGATGCACAGAATGCCGCAGAGTTCGCAGTCAAAAAAGCAGAGGAACTTGGTGCTCAACAGGCCGAGGCCTATGTTGGGATCTCCCGGTCTTTCTCGATTGATGTGGAAAACAACTCGATCAAGAGCGCATCGGAGATGCGGGATGCAGGTTGTGGGATCCGCTGTGTTGTAGATGGGCGTGTGGGATTCGCCTATGTGACCACCATCGATCATGATGATATAGTCGCAGCCGTCCGTGATGCCATCTCTCTTGCAAAGGTATCAGTTCCCGATCCCGACTTTGTGAGCCTACCAAGTGTCACAGGCTCCTATCCTACAATCAAGGGGCTATATGACAAAGAAATGGCAGAAGTTGGTCCTGATGTGGCTGCTGAGATTGTTTCGACTCTGCTTGAGTCCACCCAGGCCAAACTAGATGGCAAACAACATGCGATTGAGGCTGAACTAGAGGTTGTTTCTGGGGTCGTGGCCATTGCAAACACTCTTGGTGTTGATGCCTTGAGCCAAGGGACTACCGGAGTGATCTATTCCATACCCACTATCAAAGTGGATGGTGAGCAGACCTCAAGTTATGATTATGAGTTATCTTGTGCATTGAAGGACCTTCATCCAGAAAAGGTTGGGTCAACAGCAGCAGAGATGACCCTCTCTCTTCTTGGAGCAAAGACGGTCGAGAGCGGGACGCTTCCTGTCATCCTCTTACCGACTGCGGTTTCTACGATTATCGGTAGTGGTTTTGCCGGAGCTGTAAATGCAGAGGAGGTTCAGTTTGGACGATCGTACATCAGTGATGCGATAGGTGACAGTATTGCCTCCCCCGATTTGACGATCATCGATGACGCGCTCTTGGAGGGCAGTACAGGGTCTCGTCCCTTCGATGCAGAGGGTGTTCCCTCGCGGAAGACTCCCGTCTTAGAGGCGGGTGTTCTCAAGAATCTGCTTCACAACTCTTACACGGCACAGAAGGATGGTGTGGAGAACACTGCTAACGCAGTACGTGCCTCCTATTCTGGTATTCCGAATATTGGCACAACCAATTTCATAGTCCAACCCGGACGAGGCACTCTTGATGATCTCATTGCCGAAGTCGGTCGTGGTATTATCTGTCGCAATACTGGGGACCGGCCCAACATGACCACTGGTGATTTGAGTGCTATGGTGATGGAAGGGTTCTACTTCGAGAATGGTGCGATTCAATACCCTGTAAAGAACACACTAATTGGTATCAATATGCGCGACCTTCTCAAGCGTGTGATGCTAATTGGCAGCGATGTGCGACGTACATCCCGCGTGATCACGCCATCCATTGTCATCGAGTCTGCTACCATCACATCCGGTTAA
- a CDS encoding methyltransferase domain-containing protein — protein MTEYMFVLGKNWVLSIAELIVCLENRGLDVKIVDHSRTVVVADIDQELDNESIAEIQTALGGAYKIGRTIMVLNRELVQHAYPRRGSYKKRDRDLFLKCPWLNIVWPKPRAKRISFGVSAYPLSNRDTIDLTRLIKNLSEAMKHRLLEAGARKAAYYLYAEPDRRDPDRPTTALWPQTIAKHNLLHPPNAEILIGVMDSKVYIGHTLTVYDSQLQQYRDEARPYVTNEISTSPKICRTLLNFAGVKEGDVVLDPFCGTGTLLMEAALQGIRVRGVDIDPDTVQGARTNLRWLGHELDERIDFEIARGDARQVHEIFTETVDGIATEPHLGPVYLGKPDLQSARATMKELTELYNDALKSMVKILRADGRIAMTLPVINSTDGSIRMDTRPLLKGTGLVIYRFFPKDVIRPVLNKSKDLALRPGRERIPERKRGQVVQRDIIVVGRG, from the coding sequence ATGACAGAATACATGTTTGTCCTAGGAAAGAATTGGGTTCTCTCCATTGCGGAACTCATAGTCTGCCTTGAGAATCGTGGTCTTGACGTAAAGATTGTGGATCACTCTAGGACAGTTGTTGTTGCAGACATCGATCAGGAGTTGGACAACGAGTCTATTGCAGAGATACAGACCGCTCTTGGTGGGGCATACAAGATCGGGCGCACCATCATGGTCCTTAATCGAGAACTTGTCCAACATGCATATCCCAGAAGGGGGTCTTACAAGAAAAGAGATCGGGACCTATTCCTCAAATGTCCATGGCTGAACATAGTCTGGCCAAAGCCAAGAGCCAAACGAATCTCATTTGGAGTCAGCGCGTACCCCCTGTCGAATAGGGATACGATAGACCTGACCAGATTGATCAAGAACCTCAGTGAGGCAATGAAACATCGCCTGCTTGAGGCCGGAGCCCGAAAGGCAGCATACTATCTCTATGCTGAACCGGATAGACGAGATCCAGATAGACCGACCACTGCATTATGGCCACAGACGATTGCAAAACATAACCTGTTACATCCACCTAATGCGGAGATTCTCATCGGTGTGATGGACTCCAAGGTCTATATCGGCCACACCCTAACGGTCTATGATTCACAGCTACAACAATACAGGGACGAGGCCAGACCATATGTCACAAATGAGATCAGTACAAGCCCGAAGATCTGCAGGACACTTCTGAATTTTGCAGGAGTGAAGGAAGGTGATGTCGTGCTTGATCCCTTCTGTGGGACCGGAACGCTTCTCATGGAGGCCGCACTCCAAGGGATACGAGTCCGAGGAGTAGACATAGATCCAGATACAGTGCAAGGTGCCCGAACTAATCTCCGATGGTTGGGTCACGAACTGGATGAGCGTATCGACTTTGAGATCGCTCGTGGTGACGCACGTCAAGTCCATGAGATATTCACAGAGACCGTAGATGGTATTGCAACAGAACCACATCTAGGCCCAGTCTACCTTGGCAAACCAGATCTTCAATCTGCAAGAGCAACCATGAAAGAGTTGACTGAGTTGTACAATGACGCTCTCAAAAGCATGGTGAAAATACTCAGAGCTGACGGAAGAATCGCAATGACTCTGCCAGTGATCAATTCCACGGACGGATCGATTCGAATGGATACCCGCCCACTCCTGAAAGGAACAGGCCTTGTGATCTACAGGTTTTTCCCAAAAGATGTCATTCGACCTGTCTTGAATAAGAGTAAAGACTTAGCCTTACGGCCCGGACGCGAACGAATTCCAGAGAGAAAGCGGGGCCAGGTCGTTCAGCGAGACATTATTGTTGTGGGCCGCGGCTAA
- a CDS encoding arginine--tRNA ligase yields MENPWIYCEDLAVNMISEVANVDTETVKQFIEIPPDPQLGDVATTISFQLAKQLRKSPAIIANDLVQQLREQIQKYPLIRTVEAKGPYINIFFEPGEMAKIVLDTVRERKESYGRTGENAGRRAMIEFPAVNPSKPWHIGHARNAILGDTLSNVLEATGYDVIRIDYINDLGLQIAQLIWKLMQDSEEPKKGEKYDHFLGRLYVDVQKAFEDENVERQVREIGQQLEDPNSEAFKLGTKMVTECVKSQNKTAYELEIYHHYQIWESSIAHSGLLERARKMMLQCDSIFKMKEGEKAGCIVAKLDDLDEFKGMKDPYKVLFRSDGTRTYTGADVAFQMWKHRIIEDPFHYTEFETQPNGEVVYRSSLKGKKHDLGKIDDVFNVIAAAQAHPQRLIYNILDLLGYKKASKNSHHVAYEFVGLEEAGFSGRKGTWIGYTTDDVLDRARELATEEVKKRNPDADDEFVEKVATQVAVGALRYFMLNASPDRKITFRWSEALDFDGDAGPYLQYSHARAQRILEKAGVDNGNPNLAILTAPQEYALIKAIGRFPNEVLEIVRGLNRQPRGTTFSSNRLTTYGFELGTLFSKFYDNCPVLKADGDLRAARLELVRAFKQTMANCLRLLGIPVVNRM; encoded by the coding sequence ATGGAGAACCCATGGATTTACTGTGAAGATCTGGCTGTAAATATGATATCAGAAGTCGCTAATGTTGATACTGAGACGGTCAAACAGTTCATCGAGATCCCACCAGACCCACAGCTTGGCGATGTGGCGACAACGATCTCATTTCAACTAGCAAAGCAACTCAGAAAGAGCCCGGCAATAATTGCCAATGATCTCGTGCAGCAACTGAGAGAACAAATACAGAAGTATCCACTCATTCGCACTGTTGAAGCAAAGGGGCCATACATCAATATCTTCTTTGAACCGGGCGAGATGGCCAAGATAGTACTAGACACAGTCCGAGAGAGAAAAGAGAGCTATGGGCGAACCGGTGAAAATGCTGGAAGACGCGCAATGATAGAATTTCCAGCGGTCAATCCATCAAAACCGTGGCATATAGGTCATGCACGGAATGCAATCCTTGGAGATACACTGTCAAATGTACTTGAGGCCACGGGCTATGATGTCATCAGGATAGACTACATCAATGATCTGGGACTCCAAATCGCTCAACTGATTTGGAAGCTTATGCAAGATTCGGAGGAGCCCAAGAAAGGAGAGAAATATGATCATTTTTTGGGTCGTCTCTATGTTGATGTTCAGAAGGCGTTTGAAGACGAGAATGTTGAGAGACAGGTCAGAGAGATCGGCCAGCAATTAGAAGACCCCAACTCGGAAGCATTCAAACTCGGAACCAAAATGGTCACAGAATGTGTCAAGTCACAGAACAAGACCGCATATGAGTTGGAGATCTACCATCATTACCAAATCTGGGAGAGTTCAATTGCTCACAGTGGATTATTAGAGAGAGCACGTAAGATGATGCTTCAGTGCGACAGCATCTTCAAGATGAAAGAGGGGGAGAAGGCAGGCTGCATCGTAGCAAAGCTTGACGACCTTGATGAGTTCAAAGGTATGAAGGATCCGTATAAGGTGCTCTTCAGGTCAGATGGTACTCGAACGTATACAGGTGCAGATGTCGCATTTCAGATGTGGAAGCACAGGATCATAGAAGACCCATTTCATTATACGGAGTTTGAAACCCAACCTAATGGAGAGGTCGTCTATAGGTCATCCCTTAAAGGGAAGAAACACGATCTCGGAAAGATCGATGATGTGTTCAATGTGATCGCTGCTGCTCAGGCACACCCTCAACGGCTGATCTACAATATTCTCGACCTTCTTGGATACAAAAAGGCCAGCAAGAACTCTCATCATGTGGCATATGAATTCGTAGGCCTTGAGGAAGCCGGCTTTTCTGGACGGAAAGGCACATGGATTGGCTACACGACTGACGATGTACTGGATAGGGCCCGTGAACTGGCCACTGAAGAGGTCAAGAAACGCAATCCGGATGCAGATGACGAGTTTGTCGAGAAAGTTGCTACCCAAGTCGCAGTTGGAGCACTGCGATACTTCATGCTTAATGCCTCACCAGATAGAAAGATCACGTTTCGGTGGTCAGAGGCTCTCGACTTTGATGGCGATGCAGGACCATATCTACAATACTCTCATGCACGTGCCCAGAGGATCTTAGAAAAAGCAGGAGTTGACAATGGTAATCCGAATCTTGCCATCCTTACCGCACCTCAGGAGTATGCACTCATCAAGGCCATCGGTAGATTTCCGAATGAGGTTCTTGAGATTGTAAGAGGGCTTAATAGACAACCGCGTGGAACCACATTCAGTTCGAACAGGTTGACGACCTATGGCTTCGAGCTTGGTACGCTGTTCAGCAAGTTCTATGACAACTGCCCCGTATTGAAGGCGGATGGCGATCTACGGGCAGCCCGACTTGAACTTGTTCGAGCCTTCAAGCAGACTATGGCCAATTGCCTCAGGCTCTTAGGCATTCCAGTCGTTAACCGGATGTGA